The Artemia franciscana chromosome 2, ASM3288406v1, whole genome shotgun sequence genome segment ATTGGAACCTAGATACAAAGACGAAAATGGactaataatataaaaaagatattttcttttcataatgAACATAGTGTACTGAAAGGACTAAGAAAGCATTTCCCTAAATTGTATACTTGATggctttttagaaaaaaagccttttgaCTTTCTATTTTGGAAAGTGATTTTTCTTATCAGTGCACTCTGCAGGCTAATACTCAGTAAACACTACCACGGCAGAGGTAAAATCTGTTGATTATGCTCAGTTTAAAACAAGATTATCagtctttggggggagggagaaaATGTCAATCCAATTGTATCCCTTTCTCCTCTTTCAGTGcaaattcatatatatattgctTTATACCTAAAAGTCAGCGTTTTTTTACTTGCATTTTTACCAAATGATCTGATTCTGAATATACAAATAACTAGAACATTCACCAATAGGTTGATTCTAAAATGGCTCAAGTTGCTACTTCAGCCATCAGCTTAAACAATTTATCCGAACCTtagtaaaaacagaaaattcaaTTGATCTCCCAGGCATCTTCATCACTTTTACAATTTCGAGAAAGATTtacgaaacaaaaaatttattggcAAAAAGTACCATAGCTTGAAGTGGCAAAATGTTGCATTTAGCAACATAGCCCTATTAATTGTTTCCTTTAAATGAGTTCACGGCAAAAGTTTGAACTGCATATCCCTCTCATAGATTCACAAGATAAAAAAGAAGGGTATACCAAAACAATACAAATATTAGCTTATCTTAGATAAATAACAAAGCTTTCATACATTAAAAGTAAGGAACTCCAGTTTAATATTACAAAcaaacttttgacttttaagaaaataaaaactcaagCCCTGAACCTTCTTTTAAACTCTGCCAGCCTCTTTCAACTTTGATAACAAGGTATCAACATCTTCCACTTTCGCACCACCTTGTCGAACAGGGGGCTCTTCAACCGAAATAATTTGTATGTGAGGTTTTGGGTCAATATTCAATTCAGCTAAACTCATTTTCTTCAGCGGTTTCTTCTTAGCTTTCATAATATTTGGCAGTGTGGCATATCTTGGTTCATTTAATCTTAGATCAGCACTGACTACTGCAGGAAGCTGAATTTTTACGGTTTCAAGTCCGCCATCAATCTCTCTAACAACTTTAAGACTTCCAttgtctttttcaattttggagGCAAAGGCTGCTTGTGGCCATCCTAAGATAGCTGCAGTCATTTGTGCAGTCTGATTTGCATCATCGTCAATGGCCTGTTTCCCAACAATTATTAAATCACTTTTTTCAATGTCAGCTAATTtggcaaatatttttgaaatgtgaATTGGCTGAAGTGTTGCAAACTCTTTGTCAGGGACTACAACGTGAATGGCACGATCCGCTCCCATAGCTAACGCTGTTCGTAGCACTTCTTGGCATTTTTCAGGCCCAATGGATGTAACCACAATTTCAcctaaaacaaaatagtaaTATTCACTTtagatgatttcttttttttaattgccatCGGGTTACTCATCAGTATAAAAGAAAGGAGagcgtattttttttcaaagcaatgTGTATAATAAATAAGAGGAAAAGGTGagctaaaaatgaaaagaaaaacaaaggacaATCAATACAAATTTGGCCAGAGGGATTTACCTTTCAGTCAattgatttcattgatatttctaaaaatatatatccatcagagcttattcttgagcctagtcatagcgctggtcatgaagatcatttcttagatttaaatattaatatttgtgataataataaattaagttttaaaatgtataataaaacggatgattttgattttgaagtgattagtttcccattccctgaaagtaatatacactcaaatatcacatattcagcgtttttctcacagttacttcgttatgcaaggatttgtagtaattatattgattttaaaaatagatgtaaaatcttaagccaaaaattgatatcaagaggtttttctgcaaataaattaacttggcaatttaaaaaatttagttttcattataacgaacttttaaataaatatcaaaagaattatctagaaatacttaaagaaatttttaactaatttgggaggttcgagaaatgttgtcacagcgccatttattttgaattgcgtttctaattgagcgtaattttttgaaaaattagccacatggtaaagatgaattctataattgtttagttcattcaggttttttgcaatgtgttaatatttgtgatttggtaaaatttataatatttagtttacctattgttgctaaagggagggatatattaacaggataagcttgttttggttttggttttacttggttgttttacatttgctgttttttttttttttttttttcataggcatgtaatttgggggtgatacctgacgcggggatgccatggatattctgtggtagccacaacactgtgctgggtagagaatttagagtggcgaaacccaatataggccagtgtattctcctgatgagcccttatgttgggtgttgcctctgaattatttgtctatattattttttctattgtttggtaaatgacgacttatacttattgacgacatgactgcctgtccatggattattctttatggttgattgtgtgtggctatgctgtttgacctatgtgattgtatggatgagtagggttgaggcctcattcaagtgctggtctatattaatcactaatttaggaaaacagtcttccttttctccttctgtctctttatttttttttttttttttttttttttttttttattttttattttttttttttttttaatttttttttttttttttttttttttttttttgtgtgtttgtgctgtagcattggtgatttctcttttcatgataataagcacaataattacaaaaaaaactgttgcCGTTTCAAAAGAGAACACCATAGTTTCCACTGAGTCCTTgattttaagcttcaatgcatTTGCTGATGGCAGCATTAGGACCCAACTATACCGTATCTCCTATAGGCCCAAGAATTAGTTGTCCAAAGTGGGAGACCAAGGCGATATTTAGCATACCAGTAGTAAATTCACCAAAGTTATTTTGTTTCCATTGATGAGAAGATATGCCCAAAAGGCgcaaagtacaaaaaaattggaagcaCACATACGTTAGAAAATTTAGCTAGTAGATGGCCATTAAAACCAAGTTTATTAGATACTATGCTGCCTTAGACACTGGACGTCCAGCACTGGAAACGATAGATGAGGAGCTTTCTAGTTGCTTTAAGAGTCACTTATCAGGAGAccaagatattttattttcagttgaggAATTAAAGAAACTTCATCAACATCAACTTTAAATCCTTCAGCAACTGAGCCCCAGTTGAATAGTACGACTTTTGATTTTTCAGCGTTGACCTTAATATTTGAATATTCTCGACTTAAATGGAAAAAAGATTCTATTCAGTGAAATTTAATACCATGACTAAGTTGCTCAAATCGGAGTCTccgtaaaaaaaatactcctCATTTAATGGATAATAAGTTAGAAGGCTAAACAATGAATAATAGatattttcggtaatttttaatattttatttggtcCTTGCAACATCAGTGATTTTGAGATTATGTAAATCTGACATTGCATGTTTTTATATTGCAAGTTACTGgtcttttcaactatgctgaacaaaatggttatctcaaaattttgattatatgtGTTTGGCACATTAATGGGCTCAGGGGGGAGGCCTACTttcctccaatcattttttttactctcaaaaagggcactaacaattttaatttccaatcaaatgaactctttaaaaaattttatgatagcCACAACGCTGCCTATGACATTGCTTATACACCCTTTTGAAGACCTACAtgcatatgttttattttttctattggaaCTCCCCccaaaacactccctaaaagtttcacttttatagcttTAGCCTTATTAGTTACAACAATTGTAGCAGTAGCATTAATACTATACACATGGTGCCTTTTGATTATTTCTAAATCTGCCACAAAATACCATGGGAGTTCTAACTTAAGAATGCAAGCTGTTCCTGAGACattgctgttacacccttttggcAATCTACATGATCATGctacgttttgatttagttcaacatcctgcCTAACAATCCTTGTAAGCTTTAATTTGATACACATAGCCTCAGTAGTAGCAATatttttagtagtaatagtggtaccattagtagcagtatgcactcCGCACCACCGATTTTTATCAGCATTCCCCTCAACATACTGAAAGTTACATCTTGATACCATAAACTGTCCCTGAGACATTGCTTGTATGTTCTCTTGACAGCATGTACACATAtgatgtgttttgatttagttcaacactgtTTCAACATATgacaaaattttcaccttaataactGTAGCTTTGGTAGCAGGAGCAGCAGAaccagtagtaatagcagtagcagcagaattagtattagtagccttagctttagtatCAGAAGTAGTAGTAGGATCCAAATATTGCCtattggttagttcaacattcttCAGAGCAAGCCCTGTAGGATATCCCcgtttctaagatattgcagatttACTCTTTTGACAACATTCACGCAGATAGCCTGTTGTGGTACTGTTCAACTCCTCCCCTCAATTATTAGTTgacaattttaccttcatacccttggccatagttgtaatagtaagCACAGCAATAACAGTAGGAGTACTTATAGTACTAGTTGTAAGACTGTTAGTAGTATTGACAGTATAGCACTAGTACTAGTAGGAGCAgtactattacaactactactaacaactcaccacagcaaaaagctgcctgaggccaacacagctacgcaatctcctcctccatcccaatctattcaaagccttcctctttacaccctcccaggaagtttccatttctaaatctttctttatgacatcctcctaccccagacgaggacaatCTGCTTTCTGTTTTGCCCTAGACAATTGGTCGAAGAGGATAGTCTTCAGCAATCTAACATTCTTAAtttgcagaacgtgccctagccatctaaaCCTTTCTTTCAGTATAACCCTAAAAAGCTTCAGGCTTTTAAGCTTTCACTATaacctccacttcacacctccttagttcatattttaatgctttctcacctttctttacattcctttgttttcatatgatctatcactcataTAATTCTTGTATAAGCCCCTTCTCTCTATTACATATAAAGcgttttcactaatattcctagctgcagtcctaactttcttccctaagacaccatcagtaGTAACAATCTCCCTGGAAATAATGATGTTGTTAGACTACAGAATGAGcatttgagagaaaatttccaggaacagttaaaaactaaacttgagagacatatttctttttttcttgacttttgttttgacttgttttgatttttgctgtcACTTATCTTTTACATGtacatttctttgttcttcacttttgttctTGACtcattaaaattgtatttttgcaaGTATTCTAAccacatattttttctttatttttgtttatcattacTTCAAACATTCTTTCAAAGCCCTTTGCCTTAACTGCTTGGATTGGTCTTGTCAGATTTGATGGTTAAGGTTGTTCATTTTCAGCCATACTGAAGTTACATTTCTCAGGTCATCCTCTTGATCTTGACCCATTTGACAGTccaatttgttcattttgagcaattataaatatatgtttctttCCTCTAGGTATTATAGAACTGCTGAAAATGCCTTTTGTACATAGACTAATTATATTCAATACTTTATGCTCAGCTATGTTTCTTGTGTATTTTTACTTGCATCAAAGGTACTAAAAACGATAGAATCACTCCTGAGGTGGAAATGATGTATTGTGCTTTTGAAATTTGCTCATAAATATGACATTACTCGTATGACCAAAAAGAAGGCTCTTAATGTGTTTTTTCAAACTTGTGACCTGTTTAGATCGTTTCTTCAGGCCAGAAAATCCCAAgatgccaattttcccaaaaatatgtAGCTGTgatcaagaaaaaatttaaacatacatacatgaataaaaaaataaagaaataacagTTATTTCTtgtttacaaaatacaaaagcaTTTATTGAACATAAATTTATATTACCAATTATGAATAcatgaaattatatatttctaagTTTTTGTTCTATAAATTCTCCTAAAACTGTCTGAAAATCTAATTTCCTTGGATCTTCACTGTCAATCAGAATAACTGCTGAATTATTTGATCTATTCCTGATTCATTGtcaatatcaaataattttttattagttttaccCCAGAAAAATCATATCTCTCCGGGAGAAAAACTTAAAGAGTGTTTATTTTGATGGCAGTGCAGGACCCTTTCAAACATAGGGCCCAACTGGACGCAATCACTCCAATTGCCTTTTATCCAGCCTTGACTGCAGCTAGATTAGCAAGCAAAAGAACACTTCAATATATAATACACAAGTTTTCTTGGCTTGTGCCTATTTATAACTTTAGATTTCCTCTATAATTCAATATATCTCAACCTTTTAAATTCAATCATAGGTCTTAAGTaagaatttcttaaaataaataacctgTTTTACCTGTATTTAATCATAAATGTTTGAACCTAGCATATgcacatttttcaaataaatatattatttcattttgctAGATTTCGTTACCAAACTCAAACTGTACCAGAGACACCCTAATTTGTCATTCTGTTCTGCATTTTTGTGCTATTTGCATGGTGATATTGGAAGTtagtaatatattttaaactcGAATAGTACCAGAGACAACTTAATTTACCATTCTGCTGTGTGTGTTGATATATTTTTCATGGTGATATTTGAAACTATTAAGATTTGAGTtttgttaattgtttttcttttctttatatgttatttttaatttagttttattcattttgtaaCAATTCAAGATTCGTATTGGAAACCCAAGTTAACAGCATTTAGAAAACATAAGAAGATTATTACACTTTCTCTCTTACCTTGTTGCCATGAATACACAAATAGATAAGGAATTGATTGTCACTTAATACACTGATACATAAGGTAGGTATTCTGTTTGTCCATTCATTCCACATTGAGGAAATACTTAATGATTTGTCACTTAAGGCAGGTATGCTGTTTTGCCACATTCACTTTATATTGGTGTAGACCTGCTGAATTTTCTACCCATTATGATGGCTATTCTTCTAAACTACTTCAGGTAGGTATTCTGTTCACTTTATATTGAGATAATACTTAATGATTTGTCACTTTAGAAAAGTATGTTGTTTTGccacatttactttctattggTTTACCGAAATTTCTACTTATTATGATGGCTATTCTTTTGAACTACAAGTCCAACCATTTATGTGGGTGCACAACTGTTCCAGATCTTGTGGCATAGCTACTGGAACTATATGTAATACTGGGGCTTGTGTGAATTTACAGGATTGGAATAGGGTTCAGTCCAATGATGGTTGGGGGCATTGGCGAATCTGTCGATGCACCAAGTAGGTCACAGTAACTGATAGACAGGGCCTCTTGGGGGATGGTTACTAGGTTGGATTCTGGACTGTTTGACACTGGTAGCATACCCCTGGTAATGGCTTGGGGTATGCTTCCTTGGTTGGATGCTGGTGATGTAGTGTCAATGCAAAGGTGGCAGTTGTTCCACCTATAAAGTTTGCCATCTGTTGTCTG includes the following:
- the LOC136043110 gene encoding electron transfer flavoprotein subunit beta-like, whose protein sequence is MSLKLLVGCKRVIDYAVKIRVKPDKMGVITEGVKHSLNPFDEIAVEEAVRMKEKKIAGEIVVTSIGPEKCQEVLRTALAMGADRAIHVVVPDKEFATLQPIHISKIFAKLADIEKSDLIIVGKQAIDDDANQTAQMTAAILGWPQAAFASKIEKDNGSLKVVREIDGGLETVKIQLPAVVSADLRLNEPRYATLPNIMKAKKKPLKKMSLAELNIDPKPHIQIISVEEPPVRQGGAKVEDVDTLLSKLKEAGRV